Within the Streptomyces sp. YIM 121038 genome, the region CCGCAGGAGCAGGATCCTTCGAGTCCTGAGTCCGGGTGCGAGACCTCCGGGGGGAGGCCGGACGGGAGAAGATTCGCCGAAGGGGGCACGGGACGCTCCTTGTTTCGCGGGTGGGCGTGGATGCGCGAGGGATTTCGCGGGCTTCGGTTCCCGGGGGCATACCCACTGCGCCGCACCACAGACGCAAACGACCCGCGAAGGTGACGCTGGTCACAGCGACCCCGCCGGGGGCTTCCCCGAACCCGGCCGCGATCCAGCCCGTCCGGCGTTTGAGGACGAGGCGCGAAGCGCCGACAGACGGGGGGCGCGGGGGGCGGAGCCCCCGGGATCGGGAAGGGGCGGGCCAGGGGCGCCCCGCGAGGGCCGGGCCCCCGCGTTGACACCCGCCCCGCGGCAATGGTGGGCTCAGTGCTCTACGTGACCGTTCGTGCGACGACAGTGACGAGGAGGGGGCCGTGCAACTGCGCGGCAGGAAGGGCGCGGCCGCCATCGCCGCAGCCGTCATCGCGAGCACCCTGGGCACCACCACCGCCCTCACGGAACCGGCCCTCGCCGCCCCACCGCCCCCGGGCGACCCCCGTACGGAGAACGAGCAGACGACGACCGGCCCCCCACAGGTGTGGCCCCGCCCCCACCACCTGGAGCCCACGGCCACCGCCCCGGTCCCCGTCGGCGACGGGGTCGCCCTGGTCACCGACGGGGACGCCGACCCGCACGCCCTGGACGTCCTGCGCGGCCTCCTGCGCGACGCGGGCGCACGGCGGTTCACCGAGGTGCGCGACGGCACCCCGCCCCCGCCCGGCACGCACCTGGTGATCCGCGCGGGAGGCACCGGCGCGGCCGAGGCGCTGCGCGCGCTCGGCGCCCGGCCCCGCGCCGGCCTGCCCCCGGGCGGCTACCGCCTGGCCGTGGGCGAGGTCGCGGGCCGGGGCACGGTGGCCCTGGACGGCGTCGGCCCGGACGGCCTCTTCCACGCGGTGCAGACGCTGCGGCAACTGACGGACGTCCAGGCCCGGCTGATCCCCGGCGTCCGCGTCCACGACTGGCCCGCGGCCCCGGTGCGCGGCCTAACGGAGGGCTTCTACGGCACGCCGTGGACGCGCGAACAGCGCCTGGCCCAGCTGGACTTCATGGGCCGGACGAAGCAGAACCGGTATCTGTACGCGCCGGGCGACGACCTGTACCGCCAGGCCCGCTGGCGCGAGCCGTACCCGGCGGCGCAGCGCGCCGGGTTCCGCGCGCTCGCCGAGCGGGCCGCCCGCAACCACGTGACGCTCGCCTGGGCGGTCGCCCCCGGCCAGGGCATGTGCCTGTCGTCGGGCCGGGACGTGCGGGACCTCGCCCGCAAGGTGGACGCCATGTGGGCACTGGGCTTCCGCGCCTTCCAGCTCCAGTTCCAGGACGTGAGCTACAGCGAGTGGCACTGCGCCGAGGACGCGGACGCCTTCGGCTCGGGCCCCCGCGCCGCGGCGCGGGCGCAGGCGCGGGTCGCGAACGCCCTGTCCCGGCACCTCGCCGCCCGGTACCCCGGGGCGGGGCCGCTGTCCCTGATGCCGACGGAGTACTTCCAGGACGGCTCGACCGCGTACCGCGACGCCCTCGCGCGGCACCTGGACGGCGGGGTGGAGGTGGCGTGGACGGGTGTGGGCGTCGTGCCGCGCACCATCACGGGCCGTGAACTGGCGGACGCGCGCGAGGCGTTCGGCGCGCATCCGCTCGTGACGATGGACAACTACCCGGTGAACGACTTCGCGCGGGACCGCGTCTTCCTCGGCCCCTGCACGGGCCGCGAGCCCGCCGTGGCGCAGGGCTCGGCGGGCCTGCTCGGCAACGCCATGGAGCAGCCCGCCGCGTCCCGCATCCCGCTGTTCACGGCCGCCGACTACGCCTGGAACCCGCGCGGCTACCGGCCCCACGCGTCCTGGCTCGCGGCGATCGACGACCTGGCGGGCGGGGACGCGCGGGCGCGCGGCGCGCTGCGGGCCCTCGCGGGCAACGCCGCCTCGTCCGTCCTCGGCGCCGAGGAGTCGGCGTACCTGCGGCCCCTGCTGCGGGCGTTCTGGGCGGCCCGCACGACGCCCGAGCAGGGCCGTGCCGAGGCCGCGGCCCACGCGCTGGGGTCCGCCTTCGCCGTCATGCGCGCGGCGCCCGGGCACCTCGCCGGGACGGAGGTGGGGCGCGAGGTGGCGCCCTGGGCCGCACAGCTGGCGCGCTACGGCGCGGCGGGCGAGACGGCCGTCGCCCTGCTGTCGGCGACCGCCCGCGACGACGGCGCCACCGCCTGGCGCGCGGCCCGGGCCCTGCACGGGCTCCGCGCGGAGCTGCGGACCGGCGGCGTGACCGTCGGCGCGGGCGTCCTGGACCCGTTCCTGGACCGCGTCGAGCGGGCGTACGGGCGGTGGGCGGGGCTCGACGGGGCGCACGCGGCGGACGGGCCCGAGGCCCGCTGGGGCCGGGCCCGGGCGCTGGCCGCCGTGACGGCCCTGACGGACCCCGGCACCCGGGGCGCGCTGGAGGCCCACGTGCCGGGCGCGGGCTGGCGCCGCCTCGCCGGGCTCTCCGCCTCCGGGTTCACCGAGGCCCGCCCGGAGCCGGGCCTGCGCGCCGACGCCGTACGGGTCACCGCGTCCGGCGGAACGGTCTTGCACCTGGCGCCCTGGTTCGCCGACGGCCCCGCGGCCCGGCTGACACTGGCCCGCGCCGAGGCGGACGCGGAGATCGGCGGCGCCCCCGTACGGCTGACGGCGCGGCTGCTCCCGCGCCGCCCCGGCCCCGTGCACGGGCACCTCGAGGCGCGGGCGCCCGGGGGCATCCAGGTGCGCGTCCCGGAGGCGACGGCGCTGCCCCGCGGCACCCGGGTCGAGGTGCCGCTCGACGTGCGCGTCCCCGCGGGCACGCGCGCGGGGACGTACGAGATCCCGGTGTCCTTCGCGGGCGGGACGCGGACGGTGGCGGTGCGGGCCTTTCCCCGCACCGGCGGCCCGGACCTGGCACGCGGGGCGCGGGCGTCGTCCTCGGGCGACGAGACGGCGCGCTTCCCGGCCGCGGCGGCCCTCGACGGCGACGCCGCCACCCGCTGGTCCTCCCCGGCCGAGGACGGCGCCTGGTGGCAGCTGGAGCTGGCCGGTCCGGTGCGGCTGGGCCGGGTGGTGCTGCGCTGGCAGGACGCGTACGCCGCCGCGTACCGGATCCAGACGTCGGCCGACGGCAGGACGTGGCGCACGGCCGCCACCGTGCGGGACGGGCGCGGCGGGGTCGAGTCGGTGCGCATGGACGCGCCGGGCACCCGCTTCGTCCGGGTGCAGGGCGACCGGCGGGCGACGCGCTTCGGCTACTCGCTGTGGTCGGTGGAGGCCTACGCCGTGGCCGAGCGGGGGGCGGCGGACTGGGGCCCCGGGCCCGGCCCACGCCCGTGACTCGTGCCCGTGGGCCGCGCCCGTGCTCCGTGCCGTGGCCGTGGCCGTGGATCGGGCCGTGGCCGTGGCCGCGATGCTGTCGTAGCCGCGACGCCGCACATCCTGGCCGTGCGTCGTCGCGGCTACGACAAAGGCCCGAACCGATCCGGTCCCCTAGGCGGAGATGCCGTCGATCCGGGCCATCGCGTCGTCCGCGCCGAACGGCTGCAGGTACGGCAGCCAGCGCGGGTCCCTATGCCCGGTGCCGATGATGCGCCAGGCGAGACCTGTGGGCGGGGCGGGCTTGTGGCGCAGGCGCCAGCCCAGCTCCATCAGGTGCCGGTCGGCCTTCACGTGGTTGCAGCGGCGGCAGGACGCCACCACGTTGTCCCAGACGTGCTGGCCGCCGCGGCTGCGCGGAATGACGTGGTCGACGCTGGTTGCGACGCCACCGCAGTACATGCACCGGCCGCCGTCACGGGCGAACAGCGCACGTCGCGTCAGAGGAACGGGCCCCCGGTAAGGGACCCGCACGAACCGCTTGAGCCGGACCACGCTGGGTGCGGGGATGGTGCGGGTCGCGCTGTGCATGAAGGCGCCGGACTCCTCGAGGCAGAGTGCCTTGTTCTCCAGGACGAGGATGAGCGCGCGGCGGAGCGGTACGACGCCAAGGGGCTCGTACGACGCGTTGAGGACCAGGACATGCGGCACGGAGGCCTCCTTGTACGCCGGCGGCGCGTGGCTCGCGCCGGGACGATCTGTGGACCAGTTTCCCCTCATGCCTGGTCGTAGCGCCACCATGTCCCGGTAACGGCCTTGAAGTGTTTTCAACCACATCCCTCCGGCACCGCTGATGACACGTGTTCCCACGGCTGAGCTGCCGCTGGTCACCGGGTGATCACCCCGCCGCCTTCGAACATGACAACGATCCCCACACAATGCCCCGTTAGTGTGGTGGGTCTGCCCGGCGCATCTCCTGGGCAGACCGCTATGCCTGGAGGTACCCGCCGTGTTCCTGTCCGTGCTCTCGGCCGCCGGGACGGACCCGGACCCGACGAAGACGCCGAAGCCCGTCACGCTCGACGACGCGCACGAGAGCGCTCAGAACGCCGCGAGCTGGGTCGAGGAGAACTGGTCGACGTGGCTCGCCATCGGGCTCCGCATCCTGCTGATCGTCGTGATCGCGATGGTCCTCAGAGTGCTCGTACGGCGCACCATCACCAAGTTCATAGACCGGATGAACCGCACGGCGCAGGCCGTGGACGGCACCGCGCTCGGCGGGCTCCTGGTCAATGTGGAGCGGCGGCGGCAGCGGTCGCAGGCCATCGGGTCCGTGCTGCGCTCGGTGGCGTCGTTCCTGATCCTGGGCACGGCCGCGCTGATGGTGCTCAGCACCTTCGAGATCAACCTCGCGCCGCTGCTCGCCTCGGCCGGTGTGGCGGGCGTCGCGATCGGCTTCGGCGCGCGCAACCTGGTCACCGACTTCCTCTCCGGCGTCTTCATGATCCTGGAGGACCAGTACGGCGTGGGTGACTCCATCGACGCCGGGGTGGCCTCCGGCGAGGTCGTCGAGGTGGGCCTGCGCGTCACCAAGCTGCGCGGCGACGCCGGTGAGATCTGGTACGTGCGCAACGGCGAGGTCAAGCGCATCGGCAACCTCTCCCAGGGCTGGTCGACCGCCGGGGTCGACG harbors:
- a CDS encoding beta-N-acetylglucosaminidase domain-containing protein, which encodes MQLRGRKGAAAIAAAVIASTLGTTTALTEPALAAPPPPGDPRTENEQTTTGPPQVWPRPHHLEPTATAPVPVGDGVALVTDGDADPHALDVLRGLLRDAGARRFTEVRDGTPPPPGTHLVIRAGGTGAAEALRALGARPRAGLPPGGYRLAVGEVAGRGTVALDGVGPDGLFHAVQTLRQLTDVQARLIPGVRVHDWPAAPVRGLTEGFYGTPWTREQRLAQLDFMGRTKQNRYLYAPGDDLYRQARWREPYPAAQRAGFRALAERAARNHVTLAWAVAPGQGMCLSSGRDVRDLARKVDAMWALGFRAFQLQFQDVSYSEWHCAEDADAFGSGPRAAARAQARVANALSRHLAARYPGAGPLSLMPTEYFQDGSTAYRDALARHLDGGVEVAWTGVGVVPRTITGRELADAREAFGAHPLVTMDNYPVNDFARDRVFLGPCTGREPAVAQGSAGLLGNAMEQPAASRIPLFTAADYAWNPRGYRPHASWLAAIDDLAGGDARARGALRALAGNAASSVLGAEESAYLRPLLRAFWAARTTPEQGRAEAAAHALGSAFAVMRAAPGHLAGTEVGREVAPWAAQLARYGAAGETAVALLSATARDDGATAWRAARALHGLRAELRTGGVTVGAGVLDPFLDRVERAYGRWAGLDGAHAADGPEARWGRARALAAVTALTDPGTRGALEAHVPGAGWRRLAGLSASGFTEARPEPGLRADAVRVTASGGTVLHLAPWFADGPAARLTLARAEADAEIGGAPVRLTARLLPRRPGPVHGHLEARAPGGIQVRVPEATALPRGTRVEVPLDVRVPAGTRAGTYEIPVSFAGGTRTVAVRAFPRTGGPDLARGARASSSGDETARFPAAAALDGDAATRWSSPAEDGAWWQLELAGPVRLGRVVLRWQDAYAAAYRIQTSADGRTWRTAATVRDGRGGVESVRMDAPGTRFVRVQGDRRATRFGYSLWSVEAYAVAERGAADWGPGPGPRP
- a CDS encoding HNH endonuclease — protein: MPHVLVLNASYEPLGVVPLRRALILVLENKALCLEESGAFMHSATRTIPAPSVVRLKRFVRVPYRGPVPLTRRALFARDGGRCMYCGGVATSVDHVIPRSRGGQHVWDNVVASCRRCNHVKADRHLMELGWRLRHKPAPPTGLAWRIIGTGHRDPRWLPYLQPFGADDAMARIDGISA
- a CDS encoding mechanosensitive ion channel family protein, which gives rise to MFLSVLSAAGTDPDPTKTPKPVTLDDAHESAQNAASWVEENWSTWLAIGLRILLIVVIAMVLRVLVRRTITKFIDRMNRTAQAVDGTALGGLLVNVERRRQRSQAIGSVLRSVASFLILGTAALMVLSTFEINLAPLLASAGVAGVAIGFGARNLVTDFLSGVFMILEDQYGVGDSIDAGVASGEVVEVGLRVTKLRGDAGEIWYVRNGEVKRIGNLSQGWSTAGVDVTVRSDEDLDKVKRVLGEVGERIGKDEPWNEQLWGPVEVLGLDSVLLDQMVVRVSAKTMPGKSLGVERELRWRIKRAFDEEGIRIVGGLPLPLEEAPAADPTAGMAAPSAYASTTSPQSLTASPIPPPTNLSK